Proteins encoded within one genomic window of Flavobacterium oreochromis:
- a CDS encoding polysaccharide deacetylase family protein: MSLFIYWQLSWWAYIILLLIHLGVTTWGVFDVRLKYFMPIINNFGTNEKAIALTFDDGPTEFTPQVLDLLKQYQMKATFFCIGKQLEQYPEIAERIVAEGHLIANHTYSHSNQTGFWGKKKLLEEFSKTDQLLERITQKKNKFLDLLLALLTRI, from the coding sequence ATGTCACTATTCATATATTGGCAATTATCATGGTGGGCTTATATTATTTTACTACTAATACACCTTGGGGTTACTACTTGGGGGGTGTTTGATGTACGATTGAAATATTTTATGCCAATTATCAATAATTTCGGAACGAATGAAAAAGCAATAGCGCTAACTTTTGATGATGGACCGACAGAATTTACTCCCCAAGTACTAGATCTATTGAAACAATATCAAATGAAAGCTACTTTTTTTTGTATTGGCAAACAATTAGAACAATATCCAGAAATAGCAGAAAGAATTGTAGCAGAAGGACATTTAATAGCAAATCATACCTATTCACATTCAAATCAAACAGGTTTTTGGGGAAAGAAAAAATTATTAGAAGAGTTTAGTAAGACTGATCAACTACTAGAAAGAATTACCCAAAAAAAAAATAAATTTTTAGACCTCCTTTTGGCGTTACTAACCCGCATATAG
- a CDS encoding outer membrane beta-barrel protein — translation MKRIFVALALFLAGVSGVQAQVTFNPIVRGGLNVSRFTNGEPDYQYTYDYNAAGQAVKIQSENLFSSTTNFYVGLAGALKFNKLYTLQPELNYSAQGTRAKLFYNPFTNAVEYGDLKVSYLGAQVINKFNFKKFNVHVGPGLDFITSKNFKVENDVDLTLSLGAGYDITKNFGVEARFKVGVAPVLQTTHYSYSGNSSYSKTENHTNALFSFGAYYKFDIK, via the coding sequence ATGAAAAGAATATTTGTAGCATTAGCTTTATTTTTAGCAGGCGTAAGTGGCGTTCAAGCCCAAGTAACTTTCAATCCTATCGTACGTGGAGGATTAAATGTATCACGTTTTACAAATGGAGAACCAGATTATCAATATACATATGATTACAATGCTGCTGGACAAGCTGTTAAAATTCAAAGTGAGAATCTTTTCTCCTCAACAACAAACTTTTATGTAGGTCTTGCAGGTGCATTAAAATTTAATAAACTTTATACTTTACAGCCAGAGCTTAACTATTCAGCACAAGGAACTAGAGCAAAATTATTTTATAATCCTTTTACTAACGCGGTAGAATACGGAGATTTAAAAGTTTCTTATCTTGGAGCTCAAGTTATAAATAAATTTAATTTTAAAAAGTTTAACGTACATGTAGGTCCTGGATTAGATTTCATTACAAGTAAAAACTTTAAAGTTGAAAATGATGTAGATTTAACACTTTCTTTAGGTGCGGGGTATGATATTACCAAAAATTTTGGTGTAGAAGCTAGATTTAAAGTAGGAGTAGCTCCTGTTCTTCAAACAACACATTATTCATACTCAGGAAACTCTAGCTATTCAAAAACTGAAAATCATACAAATGCACTTTTCTCTTTTGGAGCCTATTATAAATTTGATATAAAATAA
- a CDS encoding beta-ketoacyl-[acyl-carrier-protein] synthase family protein, which yields MKIAITGMGIISSIGNTVEENYQALLNKKTGISQIENFDTFHKEVIKVGEIKLSNEQLSKMLGLPEDNNFSRTAMLGAYAAKEAIQNANILDVNAYKTGLISATSVGGMDMTERYYYEYFENPALWQYIKAHDAGHSTHKIADYIGLKGFVSTVSTACSSAANAIMLGARMIASGQLDRVIVGGTDAMSKFTINGFKTLMILSDTYNTPFDDQRKGLNLGEAAAFIVLESDKLIEKTGKQVLAYLTGFGNANDAYHQTASSENGEGAFLAMQKAFKIADIQPDKIDYINVHGTATPNNDLSEGRAIIRAFEGYHIPEFSSTKAFTGHTLAAAAAIEAVYSILALQKNKVFPNLNFKTPMKEFDLIPQTELKDKEINYVLSNSFGFGGNCSTLIFSKK from the coding sequence ATGAAAATTGCTATAACAGGTATGGGGATAATCTCTTCTATAGGAAATACCGTAGAAGAAAATTATCAAGCACTTTTAAATAAAAAAACAGGGATTTCTCAAATTGAAAATTTTGATACTTTTCATAAAGAAGTGATCAAAGTAGGTGAAATAAAATTGAGCAATGAACAATTATCTAAAATGTTAGGCTTGCCTGAAGATAATAATTTTTCTCGTACAGCCATGCTAGGTGCTTACGCTGCTAAAGAAGCAATTCAAAACGCAAATATTTTAGATGTTAATGCGTACAAAACTGGTCTTATTTCAGCAACTAGCGTAGGAGGTATGGATATGACTGAAAGATATTATTATGAATATTTTGAAAATCCAGCATTGTGGCAGTATATAAAAGCACATGATGCAGGGCATTCAACTCATAAAATAGCAGATTATATTGGACTAAAAGGATTTGTTTCTACTGTAAGTACAGCTTGTTCGTCAGCAGCAAATGCTATCATGTTAGGAGCTCGTATGATTGCGTCAGGTCAATTAGATCGTGTTATTGTAGGAGGTACAGATGCTATGTCAAAATTTACAATAAATGGTTTTAAAACACTTATGATCCTTTCTGATACCTATAATACTCCTTTTGATGATCAACGAAAAGGATTAAACTTAGGAGAAGCAGCAGCTTTTATTGTCTTAGAATCAGATAAATTAATAGAAAAAACAGGTAAGCAAGTTCTAGCTTATCTAACAGGATTTGGTAATGCGAATGATGCTTATCACCAAACCGCTTCTTCTGAAAATGGAGAAGGGGCTTTTTTAGCCATGCAAAAAGCGTTTAAAATAGCAGACATTCAACCAGATAAGATTGACTATATAAACGTACATGGTACAGCCACTCCTAATAATGATTTATCAGAAGGTAGAGCAATAATAAGAGCTTTTGAAGGATATCATATACCAGAATTTAGTTCTACTAAAGCTTTTACAGGACATACATTAGCAGCAGCAGCAGCTATTGAAGCTGTATATAGCATTCTTGCCCTTCAAAAAAATAAAGTATTCCCAAATTTAAATTTTAAAACCCCAATGAAAGAATTTGATTTAATTCCTCAAACGGAATTAAAAGACAAAGAAATTAATTATGTTTTATCAAACTCATTTGGTTTTGGAGGAAATTGTTCAACCCTGATTTTTTCAAAAAAATAA
- a CDS encoding beta-ketoacyl synthase chain length factor: MKTCYINGIGSVSAQKTYEGNFLTEIAIDENQNVLFAVQPSYKEMIPPAMIRRMAKGVKMGIYASNKALEEAEVTCPDAIITGTGMGCIEDSEKFLKAIIDNQEQFLTPTSFIQSTHNTVAGQIALGLQCKSYNFTYVNGAISFETALLDGKMQIETGEAQSVLVGGVDETSSHTLDLFKLVNIIKKKKKNPF, from the coding sequence ATGAAAACCTGTTATATAAATGGTATAGGAAGTGTTTCAGCCCAAAAAACATATGAAGGCAACTTTTTAACTGAAATAGCAATTGATGAAAATCAAAATGTGTTATTTGCAGTCCAGCCCTCCTATAAAGAAATGATCCCTCCTGCAATGATTAGAAGGATGGCAAAAGGAGTAAAAATGGGAATTTATGCTTCTAATAAAGCTCTAGAAGAGGCAGAAGTTACTTGTCCTGACGCAATTATTACAGGAACAGGTATGGGATGTATAGAAGATTCCGAAAAATTCTTAAAAGCAATTATTGATAATCAAGAACAATTCTTAACACCAACCTCATTTATTCAATCTACCCACAACACAGTGGCGGGGCAAATAGCTTTAGGGTTACAATGCAAAAGTTATAATTTTACTTATGTTAATGGGGCAATATCGTTTGAAACGGCTCTATTAGATGGAAAAATGCAAATTGAAACAGGAGAAGCACAGTCTGTTCTAGTGGGAGGAGTAGATGAAACCTCATCTCATACATTAGATCTCTTTAAGCTAGTAAATATCATAAAAAAGAAGAAGAAAAACCCTTTTTAA
- a CDS encoding BtrH N-terminal domain-containing protein, which produces MEILFTHHQSAHCENGVASNLLKFNGINLSEPMVFGIGSGLFFFYFPMLKVNHAPAISYRPMPGSIFNKAAKRLGIKVKRTRFSTSKKAQEALDLNLKNNIPTGLQVGVYNLTYFPDEYRFHFNAHNLVVYGKEDQTYLISDPVMETVTTLSEKELEKVRFSKGALAPKGHMYYPINIPTQLHLESAIVKGIKNTCKDMLAPLPLIGVAGMRRLAKHIRIWPSKRGVKVTNHYLAQMVRMQEEIGTGGGGFRFIYAAFLQEASLILNNPSLAELSVQMTTIGDKWRDFAVMAARVYKKRSNQHDVYNALADELESLAQLEENFFKN; this is translated from the coding sequence ATGGAGATTCTTTTTACACATCATCAATCGGCTCATTGTGAAAATGGTGTAGCATCTAATTTACTAAAGTTTAATGGGATTAATTTAAGTGAACCCATGGTTTTTGGTATTGGCTCAGGTTTATTCTTCTTTTATTTCCCTATGTTAAAAGTGAATCATGCACCTGCTATTAGTTATAGACCAATGCCTGGAAGTATTTTTAATAAAGCAGCTAAAAGATTAGGAATAAAGGTAAAGAGAACTCGTTTTTCAACCTCTAAAAAAGCACAAGAAGCACTAGATCTTAATTTAAAAAATAATATTCCTACTGGATTACAAGTAGGGGTATATAATTTAACTTACTTCCCTGATGAATATCGTTTTCATTTTAATGCCCATAACCTAGTGGTATATGGAAAAGAAGATCAGACATATTTAATTAGTGACCCCGTTATGGAAACAGTCACAACTTTAAGTGAAAAAGAGTTAGAAAAAGTACGCTTTTCAAAAGGAGCTTTGGCTCCTAAAGGGCACATGTATTATCCCATAAACATACCTACTCAATTACATTTAGAATCAGCAATAGTAAAAGGAATTAAGAATACTTGCAAAGATATGTTAGCACCATTACCACTTATAGGAGTTGCAGGTATGCGTCGTTTAGCTAAGCATATTCGAATATGGCCGAGTAAAAGAGGAGTAAAAGTTACTAATCATTACTTAGCCCAAATGGTACGTATGCAAGAAGAAATTGGTACAGGAGGTGGTGGATTTCGATTCATTTATGCAGCATTTTTACAAGAAGCTTCCCTTATTTTAAATAATCCGTCGTTAGCAGAATTATCAGTTCAGATGACAACTATAGGAGATAAATGGAGAGATTTTGCAGTAATGGCAGCAAGAGTTTACAAAAAAAGAAGCAATCAACATGATGTATACAATGCTTTGGCTGATGAATTAGAATCATTAGCTCAGCTAGAAGAAAATTTTTTTAAAAATTAA
- a CDS encoding ABC transporter permease, whose translation MHKLWMSIYKEIILLKRDFGGLVILFVMPLVLIVTITLIQNEAFKTVSDAKIPILLVDSDHGTIAKTIIKSLGKNGVLEVITQREGHQLNEEKAKELVFQGKYQLAIVVPKNLSKDLQAKVKQNVEKILNSFGVAEESDIQNQKNINSKEIKLYFDPASQLSFKNSIKNAIDKMVATIENQTIYASFQEQMGENDQTIFQQKSFITYKEIIPRINNKELIPNSVQHNVPAWTLFAIFFIVVPLSINIVKEKNQGTFIRLITNPVSYSTVILGKTITYLIICIIQFWLMMLVGLYIFPYLGLPQLDISGRFLLMNLVAISAGLAAIGFGILLGTIATTQEQSAPFGATSVVILAAIGGVWVPVFAMPKIMQYVSYISPMNWGLNAFYDVLLRNTGLWSILPNLILLVLFFVLTITIAIVYDKKKRAV comes from the coding sequence ATGCATAAACTTTGGATGTCTATATACAAAGAAATAATTTTACTAAAACGTGATTTTGGCGGTTTAGTAATCTTATTTGTAATGCCTTTAGTATTAATTGTTACGATTACACTCATTCAAAATGAGGCATTTAAAACTGTTTCAGATGCTAAAATTCCTATCTTATTAGTAGATTCAGATCATGGAACTATCGCTAAAACTATAATTAAAAGTTTAGGCAAAAATGGCGTTTTAGAAGTAATAACTCAAAGAGAAGGGCATCAATTAAATGAAGAAAAAGCTAAGGAACTAGTTTTTCAAGGAAAATATCAATTAGCAATAGTAGTCCCAAAAAACCTAAGTAAAGATTTACAAGCTAAGGTAAAGCAGAATGTAGAAAAAATACTCAATAGTTTTGGAGTAGCAGAGGAATCAGATATACAAAATCAAAAAAATATTAATTCAAAAGAAATTAAATTATATTTTGATCCTGCTTCACAATTAAGTTTCAAAAATAGTATAAAAAATGCCATTGATAAAATGGTAGCAACTATTGAAAATCAAACCATTTATGCTTCTTTTCAAGAACAAATGGGAGAAAATGATCAAACTATCTTTCAACAAAAAAGCTTTATTACATACAAAGAAATAATCCCAAGAATAAATAACAAAGAATTAATTCCTAATTCCGTACAACATAATGTTCCTGCTTGGACATTGTTTGCAATATTTTTCATAGTAGTTCCTTTATCAATCAATATAGTAAAAGAAAAAAATCAAGGAACATTTATAAGATTAATTACAAATCCAGTTTCCTATAGTACCGTTATATTAGGAAAAACTATTACTTATTTAATTATTTGCATTATTCAATTTTGGTTGATGATGCTTGTAGGTCTATATATATTTCCTTATTTAGGATTACCTCAATTAGATATAAGTGGTCGTTTCTTATTAATGAATCTCGTTGCGATTTCTGCAGGTTTAGCAGCAATAGGATTTGGAATTTTACTCGGAACTATTGCTACTACACAAGAACAGTCAGCACCATTTGGAGCTACTTCAGTAGTTATTTTAGCAGCTATAGGAGGTGTTTGGGTTCCAGTTTTTGCTATGCCTAAAATAATGCAATATGTGTCCTATATTTCACCTATGAATTGGGGATTAAATGCTTTTTATGATGTGCTTTTGAGAAATACAGGATTATGGTCTATTCTACCTAATTTAATTCTTTTGGTATTATTTTTTGTTTTAACTATTACGATAGCTATTGTTTATGATAAAAAGAAAAGAGCTGTGTAA
- a CDS encoding phosphopantetheine-binding protein: protein MEALKGELKAKIIEVLNLEDIAIEDIQDNDPLFGDGLGLDSIDALELIVLLDKEYGIKLTDPKEGKTIFASVETMAEFIAKNRTK from the coding sequence ATGGAAGCATTAAAAGGAGAACTAAAAGCTAAGATTATTGAAGTATTAAACTTAGAAGATATAGCGATAGAAGATATTCAAGATAACGATCCTTTATTCGGAGATGGTTTAGGTCTAGATTCAATTGACGCATTAGAATTAATTGTTTTGCTAGATAAAGAATATGGGATAAAATTGACAGATCCTAAAGAAGGTAAAACTATTTTTGCTTCAGTAGAAACAATGGCCGAATTTATTGCAAAGAATAGAACAAAATAA
- a CDS encoding 3-hydroxyacyl-ACP dehydratase: MLLNDFYSVNQLDQLADNKYLVKVILNPLHAIFKGHFPGNPVTPGVCMMQIIKELLEKILDTELRMISSSNVKFMAIINPEINPELVLELDLSGDLDSEIKVKNTTKFSDTVALKLTNTYRKA; this comes from the coding sequence ATGCTTTTAAACGATTTTTATAGTGTTAATCAGTTAGATCAATTAGCAGACAATAAGTATCTAGTAAAAGTGATTTTAAACCCACTTCATGCTATTTTTAAAGGACATTTTCCAGGAAATCCAGTAACTCCAGGAGTTTGTATGATGCAAATCATTAAAGAACTTTTAGAGAAAATTTTAGATACTGAATTGCGAATGATAAGCTCTTCAAATGTTAAATTTATGGCTATCATTAATCCAGAAATAAATCCTGAACTCGTTTTAGAATTAGATCTATCAGGAGATTTAGATTCCGAAATAAAGGTAAAAAATACAACAAAGTTTAGTGATACTGTTGCATTAAAATTGACAAACACATATCGTAAAGCTTAA
- a CDS encoding 3-oxoacyl-ACP synthase — MESKLYINEVCTITSEALVVNGQTLMINDQSSFVEFAKKIYKKYEVNYPKFFKMDNLSKLAFLASEMILGNKLENDEQTNIAIVFANQSASLDTDVKYQASIMDQEKYFPSPAVFVYTLPNICIGEISIKHKLNSENAFFVFDQFQASFMYTYAEQLIKTGKADKVLCGWVELFQENYKAVVYLVDKNNKGVAHQIENINQIFN, encoded by the coding sequence TTGGAGTCTAAATTATACATAAATGAAGTTTGTACGATTACATCAGAAGCATTGGTTGTAAACGGACAAACCCTAATGATTAACGATCAAAGCTCGTTTGTAGAATTTGCAAAAAAAATCTATAAAAAATATGAAGTAAATTATCCTAAATTTTTTAAAATGGATAATTTAAGTAAGTTAGCTTTTCTCGCATCTGAAATGATTTTAGGAAACAAACTTGAAAATGATGAACAAACTAATATCGCTATTGTTTTTGCAAATCAATCAGCAAGCTTAGATACAGATGTTAAATATCAAGCATCTATTATGGATCAAGAAAAATATTTTCCTAGTCCAGCTGTTTTTGTTTATACTTTACCTAATATATGTATAGGAGAGATAAGTATTAAACATAAACTAAATTCAGAAAATGCTTTTTTTGTTTTTGATCAATTTCAAGCATCATTTATGTACACATATGCAGAACAACTCATAAAAACAGGAAAAGCAGATAAAGTACTCTGTGGATGGGTAGAATTATTTCAGGAAAACTACAAAGCAGTAGTTTATTTAGTTGATAAAAATAACAAAGGTGTTGCGCACCAAATTGAGAATATAAATCAAATTTTTAATTAA
- a CDS encoding ABC transporter permease: MNNIEEVIEIQNFLPHRAPMLMVDYILNLSETTVKTIFEIKSDNVFIQNALFVEAGMVENAAQTCSAIVGQTFFVDENQQIKENVKVIGFISGIKKIQLFDLPRVGQTIITEAQLKSRFDSDGYCICTMDCKSYSDDIQLLEAEINLFIQQTD, encoded by the coding sequence ATGAATAATATAGAGGAAGTAATTGAAATTCAAAACTTTTTGCCACATAGAGCCCCTATGTTAATGGTAGATTATATCCTCAATTTGTCAGAAACAACTGTGAAAACTATTTTTGAAATAAAATCAGATAATGTTTTTATACAAAATGCTCTTTTTGTAGAAGCAGGAATGGTTGAGAATGCTGCACAAACCTGTTCAGCTATTGTAGGACAAACTTTTTTTGTTGATGAAAATCAGCAAATAAAAGAAAATGTAAAAGTGATAGGTTTTATTAGTGGAATAAAAAAAATACAATTATTCGACCTGCCTAGAGTAGGTCAGACGATTATTACCGAAGCCCAGCTAAAATCTCGTTTTGATAGTGATGGTTATTGTATTTGTACAATGGATTGTAAATCCTATAGTGATGATATCCAGCTTTTAGAAGCTGAAATTAACTTATTTATTCAGCAAACTGATTAA
- a CDS encoding beta-ketoacyl-[acyl-carrier-protein] synthase family protein: MKRCYITRTNCITPLGNSVAKNWLAIQSGQSGIKKHSKFGMLKGFYAAIIPDHFVDQTIEVTSKIERILIQVLQPILDVNKITEKTALIFSTTKGDIIQLKDPLNNISNAFLSTLAKKTADFFGFQTEPIVVSNACVSGILAISVAKRLIQGGLYDNAYIVAADEVTEFVLSGFNSFQAMSDLPCKPYDAHRTGVTLGEAAAAVYMTSLKEEVQTNDFEVLGEGAINDANHISGPSRTGEGLYRSIASALKEAAIINSSVDLISAHGTATPYNDEMEAIAFNRLGLQNKPINSLKGYYGHTLGASGLLETVMTLESAKHNILIVSKGYETCGVSQPINIISEPLEMPVDIILKTASGFGGCNTAVVFKKIK; the protein is encoded by the coding sequence ATGAAACGTTGTTATATAACAAGAACCAATTGCATTACCCCCTTAGGTAATTCCGTCGCTAAAAATTGGTTAGCTATACAGTCTGGCCAATCTGGTATAAAAAAACATTCTAAATTTGGAATGTTAAAAGGTTTCTACGCAGCCATTATACCAGATCACTTTGTGGATCAGACAATAGAAGTCACTTCTAAAATTGAACGTATCTTGATTCAAGTATTACAACCCATTTTAGACGTAAATAAAATAACAGAAAAAACCGCTTTGATTTTTTCTACAACAAAAGGAGATATTATTCAATTAAAAGACCCTTTAAATAATATTAGTAATGCTTTTTTGAGTACTTTGGCGAAAAAAACAGCTGATTTTTTTGGTTTTCAAACAGAACCTATAGTTGTTTCTAATGCTTGTGTTTCTGGAATATTAGCTATTTCCGTCGCAAAACGCCTTATACAAGGAGGCTTATATGACAACGCATATATAGTAGCAGCAGATGAAGTTACTGAATTTGTGTTATCAGGATTTAATTCCTTTCAAGCAATGAGCGATCTGCCATGTAAACCATATGATGCTCATAGAACAGGTGTAACATTAGGAGAAGCAGCAGCAGCAGTTTATATGACCTCTTTAAAAGAAGAAGTACAAACAAATGATTTTGAAGTACTAGGAGAAGGAGCTATAAACGATGCCAATCATATATCAGGACCTTCTCGTACAGGAGAAGGACTTTATAGAAGTATAGCGTCTGCATTAAAAGAAGCAGCTATTATAAATAGTTCTGTAGATCTTATTTCTGCTCATGGAACAGCAACCCCTTACAATGATGAAATGGAAGCAATTGCGTTTAATCGACTAGGTTTGCAAAATAAACCTATAAATAGCTTAAAAGGATATTATGGTCATACATTAGGAGCTTCAGGACTATTAGAAACAGTAATGACTCTTGAAAGCGCTAAACATAATATATTAATAGTTTCAAAAGGATACGAAACGTGTGGTGTAAGTCAGCCTATTAATATTATTAGTGAGCCATTAGAGATGCCTGTTGATATCATATTAAAAACAGCATCAGGTTTTGGTGGATGTAATACCGCTGTAGTTTTTAAAAAAATAAAGTAA
- a CDS encoding acyl-CoA thioesterase, producing the protein MIKRKELCKEISELTVAHDIRIRFNETDPLGIVWHGYYITYFEDGREAFGRQHGISYLDVQANGYTTPIVKSSCEHKLSLRYGDVARIETTFVDTPAAKMIFRYKIFDNNNTIVCTGETVQVFLDTNGDLSLSLPSFFEDWKRKCGLIE; encoded by the coding sequence ATGATAAAAAGAAAAGAGCTGTGTAAAGAAATTTCAGAGCTAACCGTAGCTCATGATATACGGATTCGATTTAATGAGACAGATCCATTAGGAATCGTCTGGCACGGATATTATATTACTTATTTTGAGGATGGAAGAGAAGCCTTCGGTCGTCAGCATGGAATTTCTTATTTAGATGTTCAAGCTAATGGTTACACAACACCTATCGTAAAATCATCATGTGAACATAAATTATCATTACGATACGGAGATGTGGCTAGAATAGAAACAACCTTTGTTGATACCCCAGCAGCCAAAATGATTTTTAGATATAAAATTTTTGATAACAATAATACTATCGTTTGTACAGGAGAAACAGTACAAGTTTTTCTTGATACTAATGGAGATTTATCATTAAGTCTTCCTTCTTTTTTTGAGGATTGGAAACGAAAATGTGGTTTAATAGAATAA
- a CDS encoding beta-ketoacyl-ACP synthase III, which yields MFDVYITRSGKFLPNDPISNEDMETYLGLIDNKTSKARRIILRNNGITSRYYALDSEGKPTHSNADLTQKAIEGLLDDQFDLNAIQLLSCGTSTPDHLLPSHAAMVHGLLKNKPLEINSSSGVCNAGMIALKFAFMSIKSGNTTNAIATGSERVSTWMLADRFENEIVNLKKLEEQPIIAFKKDFLRWMLSDGAGAFLLENKPRGEYSLKIEWMESYSYAHELEACMYAGGDKNEDGSIKPWSDYPTNEWLEQSVFSIKQDVKLLDAQILVKGALSMKDALDKNKVKSNQITYFLPHVSSHYFVKGLAEELQKIGVSVPIENWFMNLHKVGNVGSASIYLMLEELMNSGQLKKGDTILLSVPESGRFSYSYAYLTVC from the coding sequence ATGTTTGACGTTTACATTACTCGATCTGGAAAATTTTTACCAAATGATCCTATATCAAATGAAGATATGGAAACTTATTTGGGATTAATAGATAACAAAACCTCTAAAGCCCGTCGTATTATTTTGCGAAATAACGGAATTACTTCACGTTATTATGCTCTTGATTCAGAAGGAAAGCCTACTCATTCTAATGCTGATTTAACACAAAAAGCAATTGAAGGACTTCTAGATGATCAGTTTGATCTTAATGCCATCCAACTTTTATCTTGTGGGACTTCTACACCAGATCATTTATTACCATCGCATGCTGCTATGGTACACGGATTATTAAAGAATAAACCATTAGAAATTAACTCTTCCTCTGGTGTTTGCAATGCAGGTATGATAGCCTTAAAATTTGCCTTTATGTCTATAAAATCAGGCAATACCACAAATGCAATAGCTACAGGCTCAGAAAGAGTTTCTACTTGGATGTTAGCAGATCGATTTGAAAACGAAATCGTTAACCTTAAAAAATTAGAAGAACAACCAATAATAGCCTTTAAAAAAGATTTTTTACGTTGGATGTTGTCGGATGGAGCAGGTGCCTTTTTACTAGAAAATAAACCTAGAGGAGAATATTCTTTAAAAATTGAATGGATGGAATCCTATTCGTATGCTCATGAGTTAGAAGCTTGTATGTATGCAGGAGGAGATAAAAATGAAGACGGTTCTATTAAACCATGGAGTGATTATCCAACAAATGAATGGTTGGAGCAATCTGTTTTCTCTATTAAACAAGATGTTAAGTTATTAGATGCACAGATATTAGTAAAAGGGGCATTAAGTATGAAAGATGCTCTTGATAAAAATAAAGTAAAATCAAATCAAATTACTTATTTCTTACCCCATGTATCCTCTCATTATTTTGTTAAAGGATTGGCAGAAGAATTACAAAAAATAGGAGTTAGCGTTCCAATTGAAAATTGGTTTATGAATCTTCATAAAGTAGGAAATGTAGGCTCAGCTTCTATTTATTTAATGTTAGAAGAATTAATGAATTCAGGACAATTAAAAAAAGGAGATACCATCTTGTTATCAGTGCCTGAAAGTGGAAGATTTTCATATTCATATGCTTATTTAACCGTTTGCTAA
- a CDS encoding outer membrane lipoprotein carrier protein LolA produces the protein MIKENILLVLACLFFQLSWAQEQRMTDSEVVNFKSLVEKENKNIKTIKTDFVQYKHLDFLSKDIESTGKMYFKLSNLLNWQYNKPYQYSIVFKNNKVFINDQGKKSTVDGKLFEKINKMIIGSISGNMFDDKEFIISYFKTKDAYVVKLVSKTNQVKKYIKQIELTFEKEDPSVSQVKLIEPSEDFTKIIFKNKQVNAKFSDEVFDN, from the coding sequence ATGATAAAAGAAAATATACTACTAGTATTAGCTTGCTTGTTCTTTCAGCTCTCTTGGGCGCAAGAACAAAGAATGACAGATTCAGAAGTTGTAAATTTTAAGAGTTTAGTAGAAAAAGAAAATAAAAATATTAAAACAATAAAAACAGATTTTGTACAATATAAACATTTAGATTTTTTGTCAAAAGATATTGAAAGTACAGGGAAGATGTATTTTAAGTTGTCTAATCTATTAAATTGGCAATATAATAAACCATACCAGTATAGTATTGTTTTTAAAAACAATAAGGTTTTTATAAACGATCAAGGTAAAAAGAGTACAGTTGATGGGAAACTGTTTGAGAAAATTAATAAAATGATTATTGGTAGTATAAGTGGAAATATGTTTGATGATAAAGAATTTATAATTTCTTACTTTAAAACAAAAGACGCTTACGTAGTAAAATTAGTATCAAAAACAAATCAAGTAAAAAAGTACATCAAGCAAATTGAATTAACATTTGAGAAAGAAGATCCAAGTGTTTCTCAAGTAAAATTGATAGAACCTTCTGAAGATTTTACAAAGATAATATTTAAAAACAAGCAAGTGAATGCAAAGTTTAGTGACGAAGTTTTTGATAATTAG